The region ATCGAGTTGTTGTCCATCGACGACAAGAACGACCGCAAGACGGCCGGCGCCAACGCGAAGACGCTGCTCGAGAACAAGAACGTCGTCGCGCTCTTCGGCTTCGCCTCGGCCACGTTGAGCCTCGACGCGATCCCGCAAGCCGAAGCGAAGGAGGTTCCCTTCTTCGCGCCGTTCTCCGGCGCGAACCCGGTGCGCGTGAACAACCCTGTGCTCTTCACCGTGCGCGCATCCTACGGCGACGAGATGGAGAAGATCCTCAAGTTCTGGACCAGCCTGGGCCTCAAGCGCGTCACCGTCGTCCACTACGACGACGAGGTCGGCAAGCAGAACCTGGAAGTCGTCGTCAATTACCTGAAGAAGATCAATCTCGCGCCGCAGGCATTTCCGCTCAAGCGGAACGCCCAGGTCGGCAAGCCGGAGATCCAGGCCCTGATCGCGCAGCAGCCCGAATTGATCCTCACGACGGTCCTCTCGGGCGCGGCTGCGCAGATGCAGAAGTCGCTGGTGGAGATGGGGCGCGTCATCCCGACGTCGAGCCTGTCCTTCGTCGGTGCGGACCAGTTCATCGTGGCGGCGGGGCCGGCCAGCGCGGGCGTGTCGATCTCGCAGGTCGTGCCCAACCCGAATTCGC is a window of Caenimonas aquaedulcis DNA encoding:
- a CDS encoding ABC transporter substrate-binding protein — encoded protein: MFSKAGIAAVIWAAAVSVHAQDKIIVGQSAPLTGGNAQFGKDIRDGANAYFESVNAKGGIGGKPIELLSIDDKNDRKTAGANAKTLLENKNVVALFGFASATLSLDAIPQAEAKEVPFFAPFSGANPVRVNNPVLFTVRASYGDEMEKILKFWTSLGLKRVTVVHYDDEVGKQNLEVVVNYLKKINLAPQAFPLKRNAQVGKPEIQALIAQQPELILTTVLSGAAAQMQKSLVEMGRVIPTSSLSFVGADQFIVAAGPASAGVSISQVVPNPNSQIPAVRECAKVMEAAGMKGMNSTQLEACFAAKVLTEGMRRAKKPVTAKTLLEALTNLGAYDLGGYKITFGAGAQHGSKFVDLAMVTRDGRLMSN